A single region of the Lysinibacillus sp. B2A1 genome encodes:
- a CDS encoding glutamine amidotransferase: MQSTSSRTKMKTINGDSLTPILIFRRLQGNHKFLLESSAQHEGAGRFSFIGANPRKTYKGQGDEIQEYSYKTGKTYTHKGDLFVLLKRLMPRVSNTTRFPFSGGAVGYVGHGATSNPSTQEMNVELPDVHFHVYETVIVFDHVTDEVTLIHTNIDAEKKEPNLEELAQQLIKGRETEDTDCHYVPKESTVNEHFESALTAVKDILDEEMTRVVLSKHLIADLQGDAFALYRQLRKNSPAAYMYYVEFEDHIVLGTSPESLIRVKGGRVIATPTEGTVPRGKTKGEDLEQERKLVENTEVRKSHAVLVSAIQQELQSVCFRDSIQVIEAMKIERSKQALHMTSRVEGQILPMLHALDVLAGTLPPFASAGNPNAQAKDYLEKVSQATGIFGGALGFIGFNGHLDFALTGRSMVIANETMHMQTTVTVTKYTNTNEILKQVEEEERDFLKEGGQH, encoded by the coding sequence ATGCAATCTACGAGTTCAAGAACAAAAATGAAAACAATTAATGGTGATTCTTTAACACCGATTTTAATTTTTAGACGCTTACAAGGTAATCATAAATTTTTGCTAGAGAGTTCAGCCCAGCATGAGGGAGCAGGACGTTTTTCTTTTATTGGTGCTAACCCTAGAAAAACATATAAAGGCCAAGGAGATGAAATTCAAGAGTATTCCTATAAAACGGGAAAAACATATACACATAAAGGGGATTTATTTGTGTTATTGAAAAGATTAATGCCCCGCGTTTCCAATACTACGCGGTTCCCATTTTCAGGAGGCGCTGTTGGTTATGTAGGTCATGGGGCAACGTCAAATCCTTCTACTCAAGAGATGAATGTGGAGCTGCCTGATGTGCATTTTCATGTTTATGAGACAGTTATTGTTTTTGACCATGTAACAGACGAAGTTACACTAATTCATACAAATATAGATGCAGAAAAAAAAGAACCAAATTTAGAAGAGCTGGCACAACAGCTTATAAAAGGTAGAGAGACTGAGGATACGGACTGTCACTATGTTCCAAAGGAATCCACAGTGAATGAACATTTTGAGAGCGCTCTTACTGCTGTTAAAGATATTTTGGATGAAGAGATGACAAGGGTTGTGCTATCAAAGCACTTAATAGCTGATTTACAAGGAGATGCTTTCGCTTTATATCGTCAATTACGGAAGAATAGTCCGGCAGCCTATATGTATTATGTAGAATTTGAGGATCACATAGTATTAGGTACATCTCCTGAAAGCCTTATTCGAGTTAAGGGTGGGCGGGTTATCGCAACGCCTACAGAAGGAACAGTTCCTAGAGGTAAAACTAAGGGTGAAGACTTGGAACAAGAACGAAAACTAGTGGAAAACACGGAAGTGAGAAAATCTCATGCGGTACTAGTTTCTGCCATTCAGCAAGAGCTACAGTCAGTGTGCTTTCGAGATTCGATTCAGGTGATAGAGGCGATGAAAATTGAGCGATCAAAGCAAGCTTTACACATGACATCTAGAGTTGAGGGTCAAATTTTACCTATGCTTCATGCACTTGATGTCTTAGCCGGAACATTACCACCTTTTGCATCAGCAGGAAATCCAAATGCACAGGCCAAGGATTATTTAGAAAAAGTTAGTCAGGCTACAGGTATTTTTGGAGGTGCCCTTGGGTTTATTGGCTTCAATGGTCATCTTGATTTTGCTTTAACAGGAAGATCAATGGTGATAGCCAATGAAACGATGCATATGCAAACAACTGTAACGGTAACAAAATATACAAATACCAACGAAATTTTGAAACAGGTAGAAGAGGAAGAACGGGATTTTTTAAAAGAAGGAGGTCAACATTAA
- a CDS encoding indole-3-glycerol phosphate synthase TrpC → MNILNKIIDQKKIEVCALLEQPDPLANFTEKARPSLFEQLRKSETLQVISEMKRASPSKGLIAEGTDPVAQAKIYEHAGAAAISVLTDKEFFRGSFEDLAAVADAVQTPLLCKDFMIDHAQIRFAKASGASIILLIVAALTDEILRDLYSYAASLNLEVLVEVHDLQELERALAVGAQLIGVNNRDLRSFEVSLERTREIAKAFPFDEEHVLISESGIWTQEDAKTVAAMGASGVLVGESLMRSGDAGAALKSLQVSKLEASV, encoded by the coding sequence ATGAATATATTAAATAAAATTATTGACCAGAAAAAAATAGAGGTTTGTGCTTTACTTGAACAACCCGACCCACTTGCTAATTTTACAGAGAAGGCACGTCCATCATTATTTGAGCAATTACGAAAATCGGAAACATTACAAGTTATTTCTGAGATGAAGCGTGCATCACCTTCTAAAGGGCTTATTGCAGAAGGTACAGATCCAGTTGCGCAAGCAAAAATATATGAACATGCAGGAGCAGCGGCAATATCTGTACTAACAGATAAAGAGTTTTTTAGAGGATCCTTTGAGGATTTAGCCGCAGTTGCCGATGCTGTTCAGACACCTCTTCTTTGTAAGGATTTTATGATTGACCATGCACAAATTCGTTTTGCCAAAGCATCAGGTGCATCCATTATTTTATTAATTGTTGCTGCATTAACAGATGAAATATTACGTGATTTATATAGCTATGCAGCAAGCTTAAACTTAGAGGTATTAGTTGAAGTGCATGACCTTCAGGAGCTTGAGCGAGCTTTGGCAGTAGGAGCTCAACTGATTGGCGTTAATAACCGCGATTTACGTTCCTTTGAGGTGAGCTTAGAACGAACACGTGAAATTGCAAAAGCTTTCCCATTCGACGAGGAGCACGTGTTAATCAGTGAAAGTGGCATTTGGACGCAGGAAGATGCTAAAACGGTAGCAGCAATGGGGGCAAGTGGTGTTCTTGTTGGCGAGTCCTTGATGCGTAGTGGTGATGCAGGAGCCGCACTAAAAAGTTTACAGGTAAGCAAGTTGGAGGCATCTGTATGA
- the trpD gene encoding anthranilate phosphoribosyltransferase has product MEAIQQKVQQREHLIYEEMLQAANWMFQDDTPKEEIASFLTALSCKGETAHEVAALATVMRSFALDVPAKAGVYMDNCGTGGDGLNTFNISTASAFVLAGAGVQMAKHGNRKISSASGSADVLEALGIHTDITIEQTVELLETEGIAFLYAPNVHPKLKRIGEVRRALGKPTIFNLVGPLTNPVSLSTQFTGINRPNFVMEYASVLQMLGRERAMVVSGPQGLDEASLAGQNTFVLVDKGDLIPFSLTAEDAGLSYAPLESIRGGNADENAVIMRKLLAGEQSAYFDTVLLNAGIGLFSYGKAETVKEGVDMARDSIFSGRALQKLEAVAAFSEKIKEVEVGQ; this is encoded by the coding sequence ATGGAAGCTATTCAGCAAAAGGTACAGCAGAGAGAGCATCTCATCTATGAAGAAATGCTACAGGCAGCAAATTGGATGTTCCAGGATGACACACCGAAGGAGGAAATCGCTAGCTTTCTAACAGCATTATCTTGTAAAGGTGAAACAGCACACGAAGTAGCAGCATTGGCAACTGTTATGCGTTCATTTGCACTTGATGTACCTGCAAAAGCAGGTGTATATATGGATAATTGTGGTACAGGTGGCGATGGTTTAAATACCTTTAATATCAGTACAGCATCTGCTTTCGTTTTAGCTGGAGCAGGTGTTCAAATGGCTAAGCATGGTAATCGCAAAATTTCCTCAGCATCAGGAAGTGCGGATGTTTTAGAAGCACTTGGTATTCATACGGATATTACCATTGAGCAAACTGTTGAACTGCTAGAGACAGAGGGGATTGCCTTTTTATATGCGCCAAATGTGCATCCAAAGTTAAAGCGTATTGGCGAGGTGCGCCGTGCTCTAGGTAAACCGACAATCTTTAACCTTGTAGGTCCACTTACAAACCCAGTTTCATTATCAACGCAATTTACAGGCATTAATCGACCTAATTTTGTCATGGAGTACGCTTCAGTATTACAAATGCTTGGACGTGAGCGAGCGATGGTCGTTTCGGGACCACAGGGGTTAGACGAGGCGTCATTAGCTGGGCAGAATACCTTTGTCTTAGTGGATAAAGGAGACTTAATACCTTTTTCATTAACCGCAGAGGATGCTGGCCTTAGCTATGCGCCACTAGAATCAATCCGTGGGGGAAATGCAGATGAAAATGCCGTTATTATGCGAAAATTATTAGCTGGTGAACAAAGTGCTTACTTTGACACTGTATTATTAAATGCTGGTATTGGGCTATTCAGCTATGGTAAGGCCGAAACGGTTAAAGAGGGCGTAGACATGGCGAGGGATAGCATTTTTAGTGGGCGAGCATTACAAAAATTAGAAGCAGTCGCTGCTTTCAGCGAGAAAATTAAAGAAGTGGAGGTTGGACAATGA